The stretch of DNA TGGATCTTAGATGGTTTTCCTCGCAACGTAGCACAGGCCGTATTTCTAGACGAACTACTCACAAAGATCGGTTTGTCCTACGATCGGGTAATAAGTCTAGAAGTTCCAGATGAAGTTTTAGTCGAGCGTTTGCTAAAGCGGCTCCGTAAGGACGATACAGAAGCTGTGATTCGGCATCGTCTGGCTGTTTACCACGAGCAAACAGCTCCTCTAATCAGCTTCTATCGCGATCGCCAGCAACTGGTTTCAGTGGATGGCAATCAATCAATGGAAGCAGTTACTAACGCTTTGCAGGCAGCTGTGAAGCCATGATCTTATCGCTGTTACCGCAATTACTAGGGTGATCGCCGATTAGGTATAGCGCAGCATGGTAGGTAGAGTTGGTAGGACTGCAACTTCCAACAGCTCTGTTCTAGATTTGATAGCCTGGGAATGAAAGGTTAATTATCTATGCTCAGGATGTTTCCTTTCTGGGGTAGGCAATTAACCTATCTTTGTGTCTGTGGATCTAAAACAATCCAAGTTTTTAGGAGAAGTGAATTGTCTAAACAAGATCTGATCGAAATGGAAGGAACTGTTACAGAATCCTTGCCTAATGCTATGTTTCGCGTTGACTTAGACAATGGATTCAACGTCCTAGCCCATATCTCTGGGAAGATTCGTCGCAACTACATCAAAATTTTGCCAGGCGATCGCGTCAAAGTTGAACTGACCCCTTATGACCTCACTAAAGGTCGAATTACTTATCGTCTGCGTAACAAGAAGTAAGTAATCATAACTTCCCTAGAAGTTAGCGGTTGCTAAGATAATTTGTTTGACGCAAATTATAGAAATTTGATATAATATCACTTTTGTAGTGCTGCCGAGACTAAGGCATGAAAGTTCGAGCATCTGTCCGGAAAATTTGTGAGAAGTGCCGCGTGATTCGCCGTCGCGGTCGAGTGATGGTGATCTGCTCCAATCCAAAACACAAGCAGCGCCAAGGCTAATTGATTCATCTTATACAGTACAGATGCCAACCAGCATCTTTGTTGTTGAAGATCACAGCAGGAAAGCAAAATTAGGGAGTAGAAGACGTGGCACGGATTGCCGGGGTAGACCTTCCTCGCGACAAACGCGTTGAGATTGGTCTGACTTACATTTATGGGATTGGGTTAACGCGCTCAAAGGAAGTCTTAGCTGCGACAGGTGTAAACCCTGATACGCGAGTCAAGGATTTGAGCGACGCTGATGTTGCTGCCCTTAGAGAAAACGTAGAAACCAACTACGAAATTGAGGGAGACCTGAGACGGCTCGAAGCAATGTCGATCAAGCGCTTGATGGACATTGGCACCTATAGAGGACGTCGTCATCGTATGGGCTTGCCAGTACGCGGTCAAAGAACTCGTACTAATGCTCGTACTCGTCGGGGTGGCCGTCGCACTGTTGCAGGTAAGAAGAAGGCACCTAGCAAGAAATAGTGACCCTATGAAGTGCGTCGCGACGCACTTCTCCCCATGTCGTAATTCATTCAGCAAGTCAACACTTCAATCCAAGAAACTCATATGGCGCGACAACCGACCAAAAAAACTGGGCCTCGTAAACAAAAGCGCAATGTGCCCAGTGGTATGGCTCATATCCAATCAACGTTCAATAACACCATTGTTACCATTACAGACACAGTGGGTGAGGTGATCTCTTGGGCATCTTCTGGCTCAAGCGGCTTCAAAGGAGCTAAAAAAGGCACTCCATTTGCAGCTCAAACTGCAGCTGAAAGTGCAGCTCGTCGTGCTACCGACCAAGGAATGCGCCAAATTGAGGTGATGGTCAGTGGCCCTGGAGCTGGACGCGAAACCGCGATTCGTGCTCTCCAAGCTGCTGGGCTGGAAATTACTCTCATTCGAGATGTAACTCCAATTCCTCATAACGGTTGCCGTCCGCCCAAGCGTCGCCGAGTCTAATTTCGAGTTGAGTCGTTAAGGAACTTCAGCTCTCAGTTCAGCTGAAATGTTTTGACTCCGTACTGATGACTGAGAATTCGTGCAGGGTTTTGGATTGGGAAGGTTATGCCTTCCGGGGATATGGAGAAGGGAGGTCGCTCCGTGGCGCAGTTTCAGGTTGAATGTGTAGAGTCTAATACTGAAAACGATCAGAGTCAGTACAGCAGGTTTGTTCTGGAGCCACTAGATCGTGGTCAAGGAACTACCGTTGGGAACGCCCTTAGACGAGTTTTGCTATCTAACTTGGAAGGGTCAGCAGTCACAGCTGTTCGTATTGCTGGTGTGAACCACGAATTTGCCACCATTCCAGGTGTACGAGAAGATGTGCTAGATATTCTGCTCAATATGAAGCAGATTGTTCTGAAAAGCTATTCTTCTCAACCCCAGCTGGGCAGGTTACTAGTGCATGGTCCTGCGACAGTTACAGCTGCTCAATTTGATCTACCCTCTGAATTAGAGTTGGTGAATCCTGATCAGTATGTTGCCACGCTGTCTGCAGGAGCAACTCTAGAAATGGAGTTTAGAGCTGAGCGTGGTAAAGGTTACCGGGCTGTTGATCGTGGGCGTGATGAAGCGGCTGCGCTAGATTTTCTCCACATTGATGCAGTTTTTATGCCTGTTCGCAAGGTGAACTACAGTATCGAAGATGCTCGTGTAGGTGGTTCACTAGAGAAAGACCGACTAATCATGGAGGTCTGGACGGATGGCAGTTTAACGCCCCAAGAGGCGCTGAGCCAAGCTGCAAATATTTTGGTGGATCTGTTTAATCCTCTGAAGGACATCACCTTCGAGCCCATGGACAAGGATGAGTTTCCAGATGAGGATCCCATTAGTCAGATTCCTATTGAAGAACTACAGCTTTCAGTACGGGCTTACAACTGTCTGAAGCGGGCTCAAATTAACTCTGTTGCGGACTTGCTCGATTACAGCCAAGAAGATTTGCTGGAGATCAAAAACTTCGGCCAAAAATCTGCTGAGGAGGTGATTGAAGCCCTGCAGCAACGTTTGGGGATTACTCTGCCCCAAGAAAAGTCTGCAAAGACTAGTTAAGAGGCCGCCACTGTCTTCCAGTGTCTGGTTGACCTCATTTGCAATCAGGCTCTGGAAGCTAAAAGCTGAGGTCTGAAATTAGTTAGGCTGTTTACTTTTTACAGAATGTCATGCGTCACCGTTGTCGTGTTCATCAACTTGGCAAACCTGCCGATCAACGTCGAGCTTTATTGAGAGCGCTCGCGACTGAAGTCATCCGGAATGGTCGGATTACAACTACTAAAACTCGGGCTAAAGCTGTCCGCTCTGAGGTGGAACACATGATCACCTTGGCTAAGGATGGATCCTTAGCAGCTCGACGTCAAGCTATGGGCTATCTGTATGACAAGCAGTTAGTTCATGCGTTATTTGAACAGGCGAGTACTCGGTACGGCGATCGCCAGGGTGGTTACACTCGGATTTTGCGTACTGTGTCTCGTCGGGGAGATAACGCCGATATGGCAATCATTGAGCTGACTTGATCGGACTAACCTACTTCTGATGTCCTCTGTACTGCCTCTGCCATCTGATGCGCTTGATTCAGTTGTTGAACTCAAGTCAAGCTCATCTCAGCGAGTCGCCCTGGTAATTCAATACTTGGGCACTCATTTTCATGGTTGGCAGCGACAGGCCCATCATCGAACCGTGCAGGAAGAGATAGAAAAGGCACTGGAATCAGTACTAGGTTACCCTGTCGCTCTTTCGGGAGCAGGTAGGACCGATGCAGGAGTGCATGCGGCTGCTCAAGTCGCGCACTTTGATGCTCCAGGCTCATCGATTCCTGCTTACCGTTGGGCTACTATTCTCAATTCACGTTTGCCCAAAGATGTTTTGATTCGTGCCTCAACGGCAGTGGGTGTTGATTGGCATGCTCGATTTTCAGCGGCCTGGCGGCGCTATCGCTATACCCTGTACACCGATGCAGTTCCCAACCTGTTTGTGCAGCCATTAGCTTGGCACTACTACTACGCTCCCTTGGATGATGTACTGATGCAGTCGGCTCTCGATCCGCTGCTCGGAAGACATCATTTAGCTGCTTTTCACCGAGCTGGATCTAAGCGGGCTCACTCCTGGGTTGAGGTTCAGGATGTTATTTGCCAGCGCCAAGGACCATTTGTCCATATGGAGATTCAAGCGAGTGGTTTCTTGTATGGCATGGTGCGCTTACTGATGGGCTTGTTGGTGCAAGTAGGTACGGGAATGCGATCGCCAGAAGAATTCACCGAACTCTGGCAATCTGAGCGTCGAGACCAAGTGAAGTATGCTGCACCCCCTCAAGGGCTCTGCCTGTTGAGAGTGGGATATCCAGATCATCCCTTTCCACCGGATATTTGGTTCGACACTCAACCTAAGCTGGTTTTGCCAGCTATGGCTGTTTCAGAACCCTGCTCACTTTGAGCTAAATTGCTGCACAACCGCTGTAGACTCAACCCTTTGTCAAGGATACAAAGACCGTTATGAACAAAACTTATCTTCCTCCTCAGGATGACTTGGATCGCAAGTGGTATGTCGTAGATGCTACTGACAAGCGATTAGGCCGACTAGCCACTGAAGTGGCGATGGTGTTGCGCGGTAAGAATAAACCGACCTACACCCCTTCTATGGATACTGGCGATTTCGTCATCATTGTCAACGCTGAAAAAATTGCTGTTACTGGCAAGAAGCGGACCCAAAAGCTGTATCGTCGTCACTCCGGTCGCCCAGGCGGTATGAAAACGGAAACCTTTGCCAAGTTGCAAGCCCGTTTGCCGGAAAGAATTCTGGAGCAGGCAGTGAAAGGTATGTTGCCAAAGAATACTTTGGGTCGTCAGCTGTTCACAAAGCTTAAAGTATACGCAGGGCCAGATCATCCCCATGCCGCCCAGCAGCCCCAAGTACTAGAAATTCAAACTATTCCCGGAGGACAGAAGTAATGCAAGCAACTGACCAAAGCGATCGCGTTGTCTATTGGGGTACAGGCCGCCGCAAGTCTGCTATTGCCCGTGTGCGTCTGGTTCCAGGCAATGGCAAGTTGACGATCAACGGCAAACCTGGCGACTTGTATCTGCAATTTAATGCAGCCTATTTGTCAGCTGCCAAGGCTCCCTTGGAGACTTTGGGTTTGGAGAACGAATATGACATTCTCGTCAACGCCGAAGGTGGCGGTTTGACAGGTCAAGCTGACTCTATTCGCTTGGGTGTAGCCCGTGCCCTGTGCCAGCTCGATCCAGAAAACCGGAAGCCTTTGAAAATCGAAGGCTATATGACCCGCGATCCCCGCGCTAAAGAGCGGAAGAAGTATGGTTTGCGCAAAGCTCGGAAAGCTCCTCAGTTCTCCAAGCGTTAATCACCTCAGTCTTTTAGCCAAGAGACTGTTAGAGAAAGAAGTGTAGTTAATTCCTAGCTTTAGTTTTTACTGGCCAAAGCTGTAGAACTAAAAGCTAAAATTTGTAGAGAGATAGCCAAGTTTCAGAGAGAAAGAGTCATGCCTAAGTCGGAGATTCATCCTGAGTGGTACCCAGAAGCCAAAGTGTACTGCAACGGGGAAGTGGTGATGACAGTGGGTTCTACCAAGCCAGAGTTGCACGTCGATGTTTGGTCTGGTAACCACCCGTTTTACACCGGAACCCAAAAAATTATTGATACCGAGGGTCGCGTTGAGCGCTTCCTACGGAAGTACGGCATGATGGACGGCCAACCAGAAGATGCAGCTCAGACGAAAAAGAAGAAGTAGATAGGTGGTTGGCTGGTATCGCCCTGGATGAGCTGCTAGGGCGTTTAACTTTTTTCTCAACACCTCTACTTTTGAGTAACGCGGAAGCTGTTCTATGGCTGAGACCTACCTGTTAGACAAACTA from Trichocoleus desertorum ATA4-8-CV12 encodes:
- a CDS encoding adenylate kinase, which produces MTRLIFLGPPGAGKGTQAQVLANLLQIPHISTGDILRDNVTRQTDLGQKAQSYMDQGELVPDQLILDMIQARLSQEDASSGWILDGFPRNVAQAVFLDELLTKIGLSYDRVISLEVPDEVLVERLLKRLRKDDTEAVIRHRLAVYHEQTAPLISFYRDRQQLVSVDGNQSMEAVTNALQAAVKP
- the infA gene encoding translation initiation factor IF-1, which codes for MSKQDLIEMEGTVTESLPNAMFRVDLDNGFNVLAHISGKIRRNYIKILPGDRVKVELTPYDLTKGRITYRLRNKK
- the rpmJ gene encoding 50S ribosomal protein L36, translating into MKVRASVRKICEKCRVIRRRGRVMVICSNPKHKQRQG
- the rpsM gene encoding 30S ribosomal protein S13 — protein: MARIAGVDLPRDKRVEIGLTYIYGIGLTRSKEVLAATGVNPDTRVKDLSDADVAALRENVETNYEIEGDLRRLEAMSIKRLMDIGTYRGRRHRMGLPVRGQRTRTNARTRRGGRRTVAGKKKAPSKK
- the rpsK gene encoding 30S ribosomal protein S11, with translation MARQPTKKTGPRKQKRNVPSGMAHIQSTFNNTIVTITDTVGEVISWASSGSSGFKGAKKGTPFAAQTAAESAARRATDQGMRQIEVMVSGPGAGRETAIRALQAAGLEITLIRDVTPIPHNGCRPPKRRRV
- a CDS encoding DNA-directed RNA polymerase subunit alpha yields the protein MAQFQVECVESNTENDQSQYSRFVLEPLDRGQGTTVGNALRRVLLSNLEGSAVTAVRIAGVNHEFATIPGVREDVLDILLNMKQIVLKSYSSQPQLGRLLVHGPATVTAAQFDLPSELELVNPDQYVATLSAGATLEMEFRAERGKGYRAVDRGRDEAAALDFLHIDAVFMPVRKVNYSIEDARVGGSLEKDRLIMEVWTDGSLTPQEALSQAANILVDLFNPLKDITFEPMDKDEFPDEDPISQIPIEELQLSVRAYNCLKRAQINSVADLLDYSQEDLLEIKNFGQKSAEEVIEALQQRLGITLPQEKSAKTS
- the rplQ gene encoding 50S ribosomal protein L17, translating into MRHRCRVHQLGKPADQRRALLRALATEVIRNGRITTTKTRAKAVRSEVEHMITLAKDGSLAARRQAMGYLYDKQLVHALFEQASTRYGDRQGGYTRILRTVSRRGDNADMAIIELT
- the truA gene encoding tRNA pseudouridine(38-40) synthase TruA, which encodes MSSVLPLPSDALDSVVELKSSSSQRVALVIQYLGTHFHGWQRQAHHRTVQEEIEKALESVLGYPVALSGAGRTDAGVHAAAQVAHFDAPGSSIPAYRWATILNSRLPKDVLIRASTAVGVDWHARFSAAWRRYRYTLYTDAVPNLFVQPLAWHYYYAPLDDVLMQSALDPLLGRHHLAAFHRAGSKRAHSWVEVQDVICQRQGPFVHMEIQASGFLYGMVRLLMGLLVQVGTGMRSPEEFTELWQSERRDQVKYAAPPQGLCLLRVGYPDHPFPPDIWFDTQPKLVLPAMAVSEPCSL
- the rplM gene encoding 50S ribosomal protein L13; translation: MNKTYLPPQDDLDRKWYVVDATDKRLGRLATEVAMVLRGKNKPTYTPSMDTGDFVIIVNAEKIAVTGKKRTQKLYRRHSGRPGGMKTETFAKLQARLPERILEQAVKGMLPKNTLGRQLFTKLKVYAGPDHPHAAQQPQVLEIQTIPGGQK
- the rpsI gene encoding 30S ribosomal protein S9 produces the protein MQATDQSDRVVYWGTGRRKSAIARVRLVPGNGKLTINGKPGDLYLQFNAAYLSAAKAPLETLGLENEYDILVNAEGGGLTGQADSIRLGVARALCQLDPENRKPLKIEGYMTRDPRAKERKKYGLRKARKAPQFSKR
- the rpmE gene encoding 50S ribosomal protein L31, with the protein product MPKSEIHPEWYPEAKVYCNGEVVMTVGSTKPELHVDVWSGNHPFYTGTQKIIDTEGRVERFLRKYGMMDGQPEDAAQTKKKK